From the genome of Nocardia sp. NBC_01503, one region includes:
- a CDS encoding UTP--glucose-1-phosphate uridylyltransferase, producing MTIRKAVIPAAGIGSRLLPLTKAIPKEMLPVGDKPVIEHTVRELVASGITDITIVVSGGKSLIQDHFRPNPALVAQLRADGKAAYADAVEEVGELSRQGHITYLDQHGPYGNGTPVLNAARTLGDEPMLVLWPDDVFVAGVPRAQQLIDAYEKTGAPVLALVPMDPAESQRYGVPVVEETAGDGLMRISGLKEKPKPADAPSSFAAIGGYVVTPGIIAELRRQVDNWYTHRTGEVYLTDAINIFAASNPVYGQVIRGNWYDTGNPADYLVAQFASALAHPEYGPLLRGIVND from the coding sequence ATGACGATTCGCAAGGCCGTGATTCCCGCCGCAGGTATCGGTTCCCGCCTGCTGCCACTCACCAAGGCGATCCCGAAGGAGATGCTCCCGGTCGGCGACAAGCCGGTCATCGAACACACGGTTCGTGAACTGGTCGCGTCCGGTATCACGGATATCACCATTGTGGTGAGCGGCGGAAAGTCCTTGATCCAGGACCACTTCCGGCCCAATCCGGCGCTCGTCGCCCAGCTGCGCGCGGACGGTAAGGCCGCCTACGCCGATGCGGTCGAGGAGGTCGGCGAGCTGAGCCGGCAGGGGCACATCACCTATCTGGATCAGCACGGCCCCTACGGCAATGGCACGCCCGTGCTGAATGCCGCCCGCACCCTGGGCGATGAGCCCATGCTGGTGCTCTGGCCCGATGACGTCTTCGTCGCCGGGGTCCCGCGCGCCCAGCAGCTCATCGACGCCTATGAGAAGACCGGCGCACCGGTACTCGCCCTCGTGCCCATGGATCCGGCCGAATCCCAGCGCTACGGCGTCCCGGTGGTGGAGGAGACCGCCGGCGACGGCCTCATGCGCATCAGCGGTCTGAAGGAGAAGCCCAAGCCCGCGGACGCGCCCTCCAGCTTCGCGGCCATCGGCGGCTATGTGGTCACCCCGGGCATCATCGCGGAACTGCGCCGCCAGGTGGACAACTGGTACACGCACCGCACCGGCGAGGTGTACCTCACCGATGCCATCAATATCTTCGCGGCCTCGAATCCGGTGTACGGCCAGGTGATTCGCGGCAACTGGTACGACACCGGCAATCCGGCCGACTATCTCGTGGCCCAATTCGCCTCCGCGCTGGCGCATCCGGAGTACGGTCCACTGCTGCGCGGCATCGTCAACGACTGA
- a CDS encoding DNA polymerase IV, protein MLHMDMDAFFASVEQLTRPTLRGRPVLVGGMGGRGVVAGASYEARVFGARSAMPMHQARRLVGGNVVVVPPRGAVYAELSGQVFETMRSRIPVLETLSFDEAFGEPAELAGATADEVLAFCEELRALVRERTGLVASVGAGSGKQLAKIASDMAKPDGVRVISPGEQQRFLSALPVRRLWGIGPVAESRLRTLGIETVGALAALPESEASSILGGAMGIALHRLARGIDDRPVAERAEAKQISAETTYETDIVTLPQLRPAIEAMAAHAHRRLIADGRAARTVVLKLKRADMSIVTRSSTLPYATEDLATLTAAAQRSAIDPVELGPIRLVGVGFAGLSEIRQESLFPELDQAVDTGESVSEEPTSVVAAGPVPEVPPATRSFAAETWYPGLDVAHPEFGHGWVQGAGHGVVTVRFETRSTGPGAARTFSAEDPALTRADPLDSLG, encoded by the coding sequence GTGCTGCATATGGATATGGACGCCTTCTTCGCCTCGGTCGAACAGTTGACCAGGCCGACGCTGCGCGGGCGCCCGGTGCTGGTCGGCGGTATGGGCGGGCGTGGTGTGGTGGCGGGCGCGTCGTACGAGGCGCGGGTGTTCGGGGCGCGATCGGCCATGCCCATGCATCAGGCGCGGCGCCTGGTGGGCGGGAATGTGGTGGTGGTGCCGCCGCGCGGTGCGGTCTACGCCGAGCTCAGCGGGCAGGTGTTCGAGACCATGCGATCGCGGATTCCGGTGCTGGAGACGCTCTCCTTCGATGAGGCGTTCGGTGAGCCCGCCGAATTGGCCGGGGCCACAGCCGATGAGGTGCTGGCCTTCTGTGAGGAGCTGCGGGCGCTGGTGCGCGAGCGCACCGGATTGGTGGCCTCGGTGGGGGCGGGCAGCGGTAAGCAGCTCGCCAAGATCGCCTCGGATATGGCCAAACCCGATGGGGTGCGCGTTATTTCACCCGGTGAGCAGCAGCGATTCCTGTCGGCGCTGCCGGTGCGGCGGTTATGGGGGATCGGACCGGTGGCCGAAAGCCGTTTGCGCACACTCGGAATCGAGACGGTCGGCGCGCTGGCGGCGCTACCGGAGTCCGAGGCGTCGTCGATTCTGGGTGGGGCCATGGGAATCGCGCTGCATCGGCTGGCAAGGGGGATCGATGATCGGCCGGTGGCCGAGCGCGCCGAGGCCAAGCAGATCAGCGCCGAAACCACCTATGAGACCGATATCGTCACGTTGCCGCAGTTGCGCCCGGCGATCGAGGCCATGGCCGCGCACGCGCATCGGCGGCTCATCGCCGACGGTCGGGCGGCGCGCACCGTGGTGCTCAAACTCAAACGCGCGGATATGAGTATCGTGACGCGCTCCTCCACGCTGCCGTACGCCACCGAGGATCTGGCCACGCTCACCGCGGCCGCGCAGCGCTCGGCCATCGATCCGGTCGAGTTGGGGCCTATTCGCCTGGTGGGCGTGGGTTTCGCTGGGCTGTCGGAGATTCGGCAGGAGTCGCTGTTTCCGGAGTTGGATCAGGCCGTCGATACCGGTGAATCGGTTTCGGAGGAGCCGACTTCGGTTGTCGCCGCGGGTCCGGTGCCCGAGGTGCCGCCCGCCACGCGTTCGTTCGCCGCCGAAACCTGGTATCCGGGACTGGATGTCGCGCACCCCGAATTCGGCCACGGGTGGGTACAGGGGGCCGGACACGGTGTGGTGACAGTACGTTTCGAGACCCGGAGCACCGGGCCGGGTGCCGCGCGCACGTTCTCGGCCGAGGATCCGGCGCTGACGCGGGCCGATCCGCTCGACAGCCTGGGGTGA
- a CDS encoding alpha/beta hydrolase, translating into MLHSSTLSYGTALRAIALTGCLLAGSFTALTATATAAPPDPITSTATLSSTPVSEDGSRITHFEIRDAHNLTLHVHSAAMDAEYTIEVQRPADASAPRPVLYLLNGAGGGQDTANWKRNTDATQFFADKNVNVVMPIGGAFSYYTDWRADDPKLGVNKWKTFLTEELPPLIDGSLNTNGLRAIVGMSMSGTSVLQLPIAKPGLYRAVAAYSGCAQISDPIGRKFAELVVSIGGGNPANMYGPETDPEWAENDPYVHAEDLRGLDLYISNGSGLPGPHDNLTDVRSLGPADGGIMQQLLVGGILEAASDWCARNLQTKLAELKIPATFDINQAGTHSWGYWQDALRDSWPVLAKGLEL; encoded by the coding sequence TTGCTACACAGCTCTACCCTTTCGTACGGAACAGCTCTGCGGGCAATAGCTCTCACCGGCTGTCTGCTCGCCGGATCGTTCACCGCGCTGACGGCCACCGCGACGGCGGCCCCGCCCGACCCGATCACCAGCACCGCAACCCTGTCCAGCACACCGGTTTCCGAGGACGGCTCCCGGATCACGCATTTCGAGATCCGGGACGCGCACAATCTCACCCTGCATGTGCACTCGGCCGCCATGGACGCCGAATACACCATCGAGGTACAACGCCCCGCCGACGCCTCGGCCCCGCGCCCGGTGCTGTACCTGCTCAATGGCGCCGGGGGCGGCCAGGATACGGCGAACTGGAAGCGCAATACCGATGCCACCCAGTTCTTCGCCGATAAGAACGTGAATGTGGTCATGCCCATCGGCGGCGCGTTCAGCTACTACACCGATTGGCGCGCGGACGATCCCAAGCTGGGCGTGAACAAGTGGAAGACCTTCCTCACCGAGGAGCTGCCCCCGCTCATCGACGGGTCCTTGAACACCAATGGATTACGCGCCATCGTCGGCATGTCCATGTCCGGCACTTCGGTGCTGCAGTTGCCGATCGCCAAACCCGGACTGTATCGGGCAGTGGCCGCCTACAGCGGGTGCGCGCAGATCAGCGATCCGATCGGCCGTAAATTCGCCGAGCTGGTGGTCTCCATCGGCGGTGGCAATCCGGCCAATATGTATGGGCCCGAGACCGATCCGGAGTGGGCGGAGAACGACCCGTACGTGCACGCCGAGGATCTGCGCGGGCTCGATCTCTACATCTCCAACGGCAGCGGCCTGCCCGGCCCGCACGACAATCTGACCGATGTGCGCAGCCTCGGCCCCGCCGACGGCGGCATCATGCAGCAGCTCCTGGTCGGCGGCATTCTGGAGGCGGCCAGCGACTGGTGCGCGCGGAATCTGCAAACCAAGTTGGCGGAGTTGAAGATTCCGGCCACCTTCGACATCAATCAGGCGGGCACCCACTCCTGGGGCTACTGGCAGGACGCGCTGCGGGACTCCTGGCCGGTGCTCGCCAAGGGCCTGGAGCTGTAA